From the genome of Dethiosulfovibrio peptidovorans:
GCTTCCGTCGGCGCCTATGGACAGTGTTCCGTAGGTGCCGTTTACGACCGTGCCGCTCCCGCTGTTCGTCCCACCGGGCACGTTCTGAGCAGTCGAGGGTACGGTACCAAGGGCGATGCCACTTACCGCAAGTGTCGCCCCGGCATCCACGTCAGTGTCGGCACTTGAAGCATCTGAGCCCGTAATGACGTTGCCGGTGGTACTCAGCTTGACGTCCTCTGTCACAGCATCGGTGTCGGGACGGACCACTGGAGCGTCGTCCCTCCCCGCTACCCTCACGGTTATGGTCTCGGTCGCTATGGCGCCCTTGTCGTCCGTGATGGTGGCAGTGAAGGTCTCGGTTCTGGTCTCGCCGGTCCTTAAACCCTGCACCGCAGAGCTATCGTTGTCCAGCGTGTAGGTCCACTGCCCAGTGTCGGGGTCGATTGTTATGTCCCCATACGTCCCCGACGTGGTATCCAGCGACCACGTGGACCCGTGGTTAGCAGCGCTTGTATCCACGTCCACGTCGCTGGAGGTCAGGGTACCGGTCGCGACCTGCGTACCGTCTTCACGCACGTTTCCTTCCCTCGCGTCCACTCCCGAGGTCACCTGCGGGGCGTCGTTGGTACCGTGAACCGTGATCGTGACCTCCTGCGTGTCCGTAGCTCCGGCACTGTCTGTCACGACCGCCGTGAAGGTCTCGGTCCTGGTCTCGCCCTCCTTTAAAGCCTGGGTAGCGGAATTTTCATTGTTCAGAATGTACTCCCAGGCACCGGTGCCCGGGTCTATGGTTATGGCACCGTAGGTCCCGGCGGTCGAGCCCTGAATGGACCACGTCTGGGTATCCCCGTTGTCCGGGTCCGTGGCATTAAGGTTACCGGAGACGCTCGCTGTTCCCGGAACGACCGTGACGCCGTCGTCCAGATGCCCAGCCTCGATGACGGTACCGGTGTCGTTACCTACGTCTATGGTCGGCGCGTCGTTGGCAGCAGCGACCGTAATGGTGCTGATAGCCACGTTGCTCGCTGAGTTACTGTCCTCCACCTGGACCTCGATGATCCGGTCCACGTCGGTGTTGGGATTGTCGCTGTCGGTCTCAAACGTGATGGCCTTGATGGCCTCCTGGAAGTCCCCAACGGGCAACGTACCTCCACCGGAAACTGTTATGGTGATGGTGTTGCCCGATACCGACACGTCGAAGCCAGCTGGGATCCCGGATGTATCTAACAGATCGCCGACCTGTGGGTTGGTCAGGGTGATGGTGGCTTTTTCTATCCCACCGCCGCCGTTAGTGTTTATCCCCATATCGACGTCGGCGATGGAAACGGGTGAACCGTCCTCAGTGTAGGAGGCCGCCCACGCGGTATCGGGGTCAGAGGCCGAGGCGGGGGAGTTCAAATCCAGCAACGGAGCGTTGATGTCCGGCACCGATATCTTGAGTATCGCGGTATCCTCAGCACCGTGTTCGTCCTGTATGGTGTAGTTGATGTTTGGCACCGTACCGTGGTAGTTATGAGCTGCGGTAAAAGTATATGAACCATCTGGGCTTATCGACAGGGTGCCGATGGTGTCTGCTCCTTCTTTTACGTCGAGTGTCCCGCCGGGGAAAAACGTTCCGCCCATCCCGTCCACCGTGAACCTCGTGACGGTCAGGTCCTCATGAGCACCGTCGATATCCGAGTCGTTGTTCAACACGTTGCCCTCAGCTGTGCCTGATGTCGTCACGATGGAGTCAGCGAGTGCCTCCGGTGCCTCGTTCGCGCCATGGATGGTGACCGTTACGTCTTTTGAAGACGTACCACCGTGTCCGTCGTCGACCGTCACCGTATACACCTGGGTCAGGGTCTCGCCCTCTTTAAGGTGGTTCAACTCAGCGTCGTTCACGGTAAATTGCCATTCGACCTCGTTGGTGATCTGGTTGACCACAGGTACGAAGTTACCGAGGTAGCCGCTTGCTGCGGGCACGGTTGTTATCGTATGAGCGTCGGAGAGGTCGGCGTCAGTGAACTCCAGGGTACCGGAGCTCGCATGAGCGCCAGTCCCCTCAAGAGGGTCGTCCCAAGCAAACTCGGTCACAATACCCGTGTCCCCACCAGGGAGGATGGTGACGCCGTCGTTGGTCCCGGTCACCGTTATGGTCAGGGTCGTGTGAGACGTGCCTCCCTGACCGTCGGAGATGGTATAGGTGAAAACGTCGGTGTCGGACTCACCTGCCGCCAGTTTCTCGGCGGCGTCGTTCGGCGTGTACGTATAGGTTCCGTCGGGGTTCACCGTCACGGTACCATAGGTGCCGATAACGGTTCCGATACCTCCCGTGTTGTCCACCCCCGTGTCTCCCGCTTCAATCCCCACGACCGTCAGACCGTCCCCTTCGGGGTCGGTGTCGTTGGGGATCAGGGTACCGGTTACAGGCGGCCCGTCCTCTCCGACGGCATTCGTATCGGGATTAGCCTGGGGTGGCTGGTTCTCACCCGTGATGTTGATCGTGAGGGTCGTGTGTTTTATCTCTCCGCTCTCGTCCGTGACCGTGTAGGTGAAGACGTCGTTCAGAGTACCATCAGAAGGGAGAGAGCTAACGTCGGGGTTGGCGTTGTCCAGAACATAGGTGTACGACCCGTCCGCGTTTATGGTGACGGTGCCGTAGTCACCGGTGATCTGCGTTCCCACACCGGTATCAGCATTAGCGCCTGTCGCCCCCGCCGCCACGCCGATCACGTCGATGGTGTTACCGGCCTCAGCGGGGGTGTCGTTGCCCGTCACGTTGCCGAGTATGACGGAGGTGTTCGGGTCTCCGTCATCAGCGCCTTCGTCCGGTGCTCCGGGACTCACGTGGTCGGTATCTGGAGCGACGCCGATGGTCGGTGCTGGGGGCGGAGGCGTCGGGTCGCTACCGCCGCTGGAGCCCCCACCGAAGTACCCGCCGCCTCCGGGTTTCGAATCAGGAGCAGGAGTGTCGTCTCCCGTGTCGGTATCTATGTCTGGAGTCGGAGGTTCGGGCGGGTTCACAGGCTCCGGTCTGTCGTATGAGGGAGTATCGGGCTCGTAGTCCGGCAGCCGGTTCTCCGGCGGCCAGGGTTCGGGGCTGCGCATATCCACGTCTGGGCGACGTGGTTCGTCCACCCTCAGAGCGTCGTGGTACGGAGGATTCACCGTGTAGTCGTACCCGATTCTGGGGTTGACGGTGTGGCGTCCCGTGAGCTGAAGCAGCGTGTTCTCGTCCCGGCCGATATTGTCGGGGTCCGAGAGGTTCAGGGCATAGAGCGAGTTCATTTTGGGGAGCTTGACGAACCCGTGTCCCCGTATGGACGGCCCGTCCTGCGGAAACTCAGGATTGCCTTCCGCAAGCTGCTGCTCGGCCAAGATCAGGTCGTTCAGCTCTTCGGGGGTCTCGGAGGCCACAAGGACGACCTGATTGGCCTCGATCCACTGTGCCTGACCTTGGGTGTCTTCCACCAAGACACGCCCCGATCTGGTGATGATGAGTTCTCCCTCGTCCAGAACGTCTCCGATCTTGAGTTGCCGGACGGAGCCATCTACCGCACGAACGATAACTTCGCCTTGGATGTCTACGATTCTCAGAGTAATTGTCGCCATGATGATAAAATCCTCCTCGTTATTTCTTCGTGCCGTTTAAGGCCGATGATTATCTCTCTCGCAATGCACCCGCTCTGGCACGAAGCAGGGGTTTGAGAAGATAGGCCAAGACTGTCTTTTTCCCCGTTACGATGTCAACCTGGGCGACCATACCAGGTAATATGGGCAGGTCATCCCCGAATTCTGTCTTGTCGGTCACGATACGCACCTGATAGAAGGTTCCGCCTCGCTGGTCTGAGACGGTATCGGGCGTTATGGAGGCGACACGACCGTCCAATCCACCGTATATTGCGTATTCATAAGCTGTAAACTTGACCGTGGCCGCCTGTCCCTTTTGGACGAACGCTCGATCCTTAGGGGCCAGATGGGCTTCGACCACCAGAGCGTCGTCCTCCGGCACAATCTCGGCGACAACACCGCCGGGCATGATGACGGCACCGGTGGTGTTGACGGTGAGGCGCTTGACGATGCCCTGAATAGGCGACCGGATGGCAGAGTGAATCAGTCGGTCTGCCAGGGCCTGGTTGCCCCGACTCAGGCTTTCCATCTCGCCCATGGTCGCTGTCAGTTCGTTTCGCCATTGGTTGCGAAATCTGAGTTCTGTCTCCCGAATCTGGCTTTTGCTTTCCTCCATGGCCTCCCTGGCCCGGCTCGCCTGAGCTCCCGCCTGAGCTCGCTCCCCCCGAGAGCGTGCGAGATCACGCTCCAGGCGCATGACGTCCACTTTGGGAACAGCTCCGGATTTGAGCAGAGGTTTGGTGAGTTCCAGTTCCTGCTTTGCCAGGTCGAAAGCCCTGCTCATCTGAGCGTAACGAGCACGGGCCTCGCTCAGTTCGTGACGTCGCTGGTCGGCCTGATCCTGGATGACCTGTATTTTGGACGCCAACTCCTCAAGGCTGGCCCAATAGAGCCGACGTTCCTGGTCTACGATGTCCGGGATGGCCCGGATGAGCTCATCAGAAGGTGTAAAAGGCTCCCCCCGGCTCAAGGCCCGCAATCTGGCAGCCTTGGCGGTGAGGGTCTGCATTTTTGCCTCCTGCTGACCAAGGGCCGAGCCAGATCGGGTGGGGTCCACCTGAACCAGAATCTGTCCTTTGGCTACCCGGTCCGATTCCCGAACCAACACGGCCTCCACCATGCCGCCGTCCACCGATTGGACCACCTGAGTCCCCCCCGAGGGGATGACCTTCCCCGTGCCCCGAACGACCTCGTCCAGAGGAGAGACTCCGGCCCATAAAAACAGGGCCGCAAAGGTTCCCGTAATGGTGTAGATGATGGCTCTGGATTTTTTGGGAGACTGTCCCTCCATGGCGAGTCGGGCGTCTGTCTCCCAGCCTCGATCAACCGCCGATACCGATGACCCCGGCAGTAGGGGATCAACGATGGCTCGGCTTCCTTTTTCTATATGATCTATGGCGGTTCCGATGCTTCGGAATCCGTCTTCTTTGCCAGGATGAAACATCTCAGCCGCTCCTTTTAACGGCACCGGAGCGCAGATTCTGGAGGACCGTCTCCTTGGGACCATCGGCAACGATCTGCCCCCGGTCCATGACGAGTATCCGATCCACCAGCTCCAGAAGAGCCATTTTATGGGTGATGAGGATGATCGTCTTGTCCCGGGCGTATTCAGCCAGGTTTTTTCTGATCTGCGCTTCGCTTCGGTTATCCATGGAGGCCGTGGGCTCGTCGAGCAAAAGCACTGGAGGATCGCCAAGGACGGCCCTCGAGAGCGCTACACACTGCCTTTGACCGCTGGAAAGCCGGGTACCACGTTCCCCAACGGGCATGTTCAGCCCCTGGGGATGTTGTCTGGCAAAAGCCTCCACCCCAGCGATCCGAGCGGCTTTCAGAAGGGCTTCATCCCCCACGGGAGGATGGCCGAAGAGGATGTTGTCTCTCAGACTGCCGAAGAAGAGTGGCGGCTCCTGAAGGACGGTGCCCAGGGATCTTCTGAGCTCCGCCGGGTCGATCTGGCGGATGTCCACACCGTCCAGGAGTACCGCACCTTCCTGGGGACGGTAGAGTCCCAGGACAAGTCGGGCTATGGTCGTTTTTCCCGAACCCAGCGGCCCCAAGAGGGCCACTTTTTCTCCGGGCTCGATCCGAAAGGACACGTCCCTGAGTGTGGCCGATTCCTCACCGGGATAGGAGAAGGTCACGCCGTCAAAAGTTATCTCGCCCTTGAAGGGCACGCGGGAGACGAAGGTTCCCTGACGCTCGGTCTCCTTGGCCATGATGCCGTCGAGAGCGGCCAGAGAGCGGGAGGCCGAGGAGTATTGAATAAGCAGTGACGCCAGACGGCCCACCGGAGCCATGCCCCGGGAGGTCAGCATGTAGGCGGCTATAAGGGCCCCCATGCTCAGAGACTGACGAAGCACCAGGCTCACGCCCACCACCATGGTGACGACCGACACTATCTGCTGAACCCACTGAAAGCCGCTGACGACGGACGATGAAAGGCGTTTGGTTCTGACGCCCGCCCGTTCTAAAAAGTCAACAGCCCGCTCCCATCGCCCCTGAATCAGGCTTTCAGCTCCGGCAGCCTTGACGGCCTCCATGGAAAGAAGGCTTTCAACGAGCGTGGCGTTTTTCATGGCAGAGGCCCGTTGCGTGGTCTCGGCCAGGTCTCTCATTCGTCCCTGAACGATCACGGCGTGAAGGACGGTCAGAAGACAGCCCACCGCCATTGGGACCGCAAGAGGCCAGGCGA
Proteins encoded in this window:
- a CDS encoding type I secretion system permease/ATPase, which produces MTFDGHGGDLASCLVYLARYHGQTVSRDALLSGIPLENGALNPLGALRAAERVGLAGRVVRAPLEKLNPLLFPAVLVLSDERACVLVSLDLQEGSVGVVTPEIDSVTCLSLDDLREEYAGYCLYFRPIFQFDERAPVTLAPREGHWFWSAISAGKGLYRDVLLASMISNLFALAMPLFTMNVYNRIIPNRAMESMTVLAIGVGVMLTADWGLRLARSVLVDGAAARTNVVLSRRLMEHILDLRSEERPPSVGSFANSVQGFEAVRSFISSATIFSFVDLPFALFFFAMVALIAWPLAVPMAVGCLLTVLHAVIVQGRMRDLAETTQRASAMKNATLVESLLSMEAVKAAGAESLIQGRWERAVDFLERAGVRTKRLSSSVVSGFQWVQQIVSVVTMVVGVSLVLRQSLSMGALIAAYMLTSRGMAPVGRLASLLIQYSSASRSLAALDGIMAKETERQGTFVSRVPFKGEITFDGVTFSYPGEESATLRDVSFRIEPGEKVALLGPLGSGKTTIARLVLGLYRPQEGAVLLDGVDIRQIDPAELRRSLGTVLQEPPLFFGSLRDNILFGHPPVGDEALLKAARIAGVEAFARQHPQGLNMPVGERGTRLSSGQRQCVALSRAVLGDPPVLLLDEPTASMDNRSEAQIRKNLAEYARDKTIILITHKMALLELVDRILVMDRGQIVADGPKETVLQNLRSGAVKRSG
- a CDS encoding secretion protein HylD; translated protein: MVPRRRSSRICAPVPLKGAAEMFHPGKEDGFRSIGTAIDHIEKGSRAIVDPLLPGSSVSAVDRGWETDARLAMEGQSPKKSRAIIYTITGTFAALFLWAGVSPLDEVVRGTGKVIPSGGTQVVQSVDGGMVEAVLVRESDRVAKGQILVQVDPTRSGSALGQQEAKMQTLTAKAARLRALSRGEPFTPSDELIRAIPDIVDQERRLYWASLEELASKIQVIQDQADQRRHELSEARARYAQMSRAFDLAKQELELTKPLLKSGAVPKVDVMRLERDLARSRGERAQAGAQASRAREAMEESKSQIRETELRFRNQWRNELTATMGEMESLSRGNQALADRLIHSAIRSPIQGIVKRLTVNTTGAVIMPGGVVAEIVPEDDALVVEAHLAPKDRAFVQKGQAATVKFTAYEYAIYGGLDGRVASITPDTVSDQRGGTFYQVRIVTDKTEFGDDLPILPGMVAQVDIVTGKKTVLAYLLKPLLRARAGALRER